One window of Erwinia aphidicola genomic DNA carries:
- the arnF gene encoding 4-amino-4-deoxy-L-arabinose-phosphoundecaprenol flippase subunit ArnF, translating into MGWLLAYCSVLLVSAAQLLLKWAMVRLPAIGEPSAFFTVLFSLVPAVQALLAGVLAYALSMLCWLLALQRIALSRAYPLLSLSYLLVWAAALWLPGLNEEFVWGKLAGGGLILAGLLLICWPQKKTR; encoded by the coding sequence ATGGGCTGGCTGCTGGCGTATTGTAGCGTGCTGCTGGTCAGCGCGGCGCAGCTATTGCTGAAGTGGGCGATGGTGCGGCTGCCGGCGATCGGCGAGCCATCGGCATTTTTCACGGTGCTGTTCAGTCTGGTCCCGGCGGTGCAGGCGCTGCTCGCCGGAGTGCTGGCTTATGCACTGTCGATGCTGTGCTGGCTGCTGGCTTTGCAGCGCATAGCGCTGAGCCGCGCCTATCCGCTACTCAGCCTGAGCTATCTGCTGGTGTGGGCCGCCGCGCTGTGGCTGCCGGGGCTAAACGAGGAGTTTGTCTGGGGCAAGCTGGCGGGCGGCGGTTTAATCCTCGCCGGGCTGCTATTGATCTGCTGGCCGCAGAAAAAAACGCGCTGA
- the arnE gene encoding 4-amino-4-deoxy-L-arabinose-phosphoundecaprenol flippase subunit ArnE: MNMLLILLASLLSCGGQLCQKQATVQRAALWGWLALSVLLLGLAMLVWLRVLQTTPLGVAYPMLSLNFIFVTLAARWLWHEAIPLRHALGIILIVAGVAVMGSYT, translated from the coding sequence ATGAATATGCTGCTGATCCTCCTTGCCAGCCTGCTCAGCTGTGGCGGGCAGTTATGCCAGAAGCAGGCGACGGTGCAGCGCGCCGCACTCTGGGGCTGGCTGGCATTAAGCGTGCTGCTGCTGGGCCTGGCGATGCTGGTGTGGCTGCGCGTGCTGCAAACCACGCCGCTTGGCGTCGCTTACCCGATGCTGAGCCTGAATTTTATCTTTGTGACCCTTGCCGCCCGCTGGCTGTGGCATGAGGCCATTCCGCTGCGTCATGCGCTGGGGATTATCCTGATTGTTGCCGGGGTTGCGGTGATGGGGAGCTATACCTGA